The Cynocephalus volans isolate mCynVol1 chromosome 1, mCynVol1.pri, whole genome shotgun sequence region gttgggggggagggggggagggagaagggagggaggttttggtgatggggagcaataatcagccactaTGTACActatgtatatcgacaaaataaaatttaaaaaaaaaaaaaaaagaaaattacttacTAAAATAACATCTTGTTATGGCTACACTACTTTACAATGTTTACTTTAACCCTTTATGGTTTATAATTTCTACTATATGAAGTTATAATTGTAATTAAAATGTcaactttcatttatttcctattaaaatatattaagcatAGAAGTACTAGATTAAGATTAAACAATTTATTCTAATTGAAAAAGATTCTCTTCTTTCATCTGCTGCTGTTTGTGTCAAAAACAAGACATTTACATTTGATTCTCAGTGTTTTCCACTGTGACGTGAGAAAACATAAATTCCTTGATTTCAATATACAAAATATGAAGTCCTTTAAAAATTTCAGGCATcagtaattttaagaaatatttttccttaaattatttaCAATCTCTAGAATtgtaagaaagaattaaaaacttattCAAATGATTAAATTTGGATACAGCTTTTAGGGAGAGAATGAAACCTAAGTAAATCTAATGCAGCTCTAAAAATAAgatgatccttttttttttttttgaacagagATTTAGGCTGATGTTGAGAAGGCATGAAATATTTCACAGCCACAGATAAAATAATAACCAACATATCttgaaaaaacagtaaaaatatatttgtaactcACACTAGCTTTTACTAGCTCTCATTCAAGcgttaacaaatatttgttaaatattatttataccCATCTCAGTATTTTATTCAACAAAGCCACAGTTTCTGTATCAAGAAGCTAGTTTAGTATATTTGACGAGGATCAGCTCACAATCAAAGATAGGATATAGACAAATTACAGTTAACTTCTGTGAGAGTGAAAAAAAGGTCTGAAGCAATTGCAACACTAGCAATTGTACAAACGCTCAATAGGACTGGTAGTTGGTCAGGACCTTAAAAACAAGTAGGATTTATGTCATTAAAAAGGAAAGGGGTAAGTGTTCTAGACAGGGTACTTAGTGATAATAGAGCTCTAAGGTGCAGTTGCACTTGAAATCTTTGGCATTTGTGAGATAAGTGGCCTACAAAGCATCCAGGTGTTGTTGGGTAGTGTGGACTGTGGCAAGACTGTAGAGTCCCCTTAAAGCTAGGGGGAAGAATTTTAACTTTGTACACAGTGGGTGAATATCTAACAATTTTGAACAGAATTCTATCATATAACTGATATTGTAGAAATATACATATAGTAAGATGGAGTACAAGGAATTCCAAATGGAGGGtggaaaagaaaactgtaaagcAATACTATCACCATCAGCATTCTGATTTATCATAAAAGACAGTATGAGACACTGGGCTACAGCATCAATAATTTTGTGATTGATTAAGCActcctttaaaaaatagattcttgagtttctatttgttttttattatacacATTGGTACAATTACTCCCATGTCTAAAATTCATTTTGGAGTTACAAATGTACTGGGGGGGGAATAAAAAAACGAAACAACTTAGTTTCTatagatatacacacatttagaaaatatattccaaatgGTTAATTTCTTCTGACTCTTGAGGACATAATTATACAATATTCATAACATACTCACATGAGAGAAAATAAGTTCTTGTGTAATGTCACTGATTATCTAATGTCAACTATAAGTCTGCTCAAGTGGAGAACAGCTTCGTTAAACATGAGGACCCTCACAGCTCTTGTCAAACACAGATTATCTAAGAGTTCTGAACAAACCTATTAgggaaaaatattgataaaatagcAAATGTTGTGTAGTTTGGGTAATCTGAGGGCCAGCCCATCACCATCACGCCCCTTCATTTTCCTGAGCAGAGACTTAAGAGCATGAGAAGATATATTCCTACTCTTTTCTAAATCTGTGAACGCAAACTCACAGGTTAAAAAACATTGTCAAAAGAATGTTAGTTCTCAAGGTAAATATCTATCTCCATAGAAACTTTGGCTAGCATTGTTAAAGTACTTTGCAATTTGGGGggcataaaatcagaaaatatttttcataaagataATATGATGATTTCTTTGAAGCACTCTGACACAAGGAATTGAAATTTactacacaataaaaaacaaagtgatCTTAAGTACAAAGAGAACAAATCATTTAAACTTTTTCTGTGCCTTTAATGAACTCTACACCACAGAACAAGCAAAGCTaagcagaacaaaacaaaaacagagaagaatAACTACAAAAATCAACACTTACCCATATTTTGCAAAATTTGCCCAGCGTTTCATTATGAATCTACTCAAAATTTCCTCAGCTTTTGTATAATTAACTCTTCTTTCCAGAGGTAAACCAAAGACAAATTCAATTTCATAGCCATGCATTACTCCCATCCATTCTGGCCAAGGAAGTTTAGAGGATCGGTGTTCAAAATAGTAGAAAAAGGCAGTATTTCCCACTTCTGAGAACTTCTTGGTGAACTCCAAGGCAGGGCATATGATATTGTAATCCCCAACCACATCATCCAAGGCCTCACGGTAGTTTTCAGGTCTTTGATCATCTAACCAGTCTGCATAATGGAAAAGGATCGATTCCCTCCCAAATTCACTCACtcctggaaaaaatatttttaaaccttctTGAAATTCTTTTCTGCTTATGATACTGTTGTTATCTTTGCTGAAACCAGGAGCACCGTACACTAAAAAAGCTGTACCTTCATCTTTATTAACACCCACCAAGATCTGGGTTTTTTTGAATTGTCCAAGTTGGAGTAACGTGTCCGGCATGTCAATGAGAAAATCACCATCCACAGTTGGACCAAAGTTTACTGACAAAAGAGTACCATAGGGGACAACAAACACCTCATTCAGAAGAATTTCTTGGGGATTTTTATTTCGAAGGCACTTGATTATTTCAGTCTCATTCTCTCTAGAGCAACCAATAAACTTAGATAAAGCCAGTGTTCTGTTCTTAGCTTCATAAGGAGACATTACTGCCCAAGGAACATTAGAAGATCCACTCTGCAGAATGGCTCGGGTGAACAACGGGTGGCTTCTAGGACAAAGCAAATGAAGGCTGACTGAAGCTGCTCCTGCACTTTCTCCAAAGAGAGTTACACTTTTAGGGTTTCCACCAAAGGCTGCTATATTTTTTTGGACCCACTGAAGTGCCAACTGTTGATCAAATAAACCCATATTCCCTGGTGCCTCAGGATTTCCTGGTAAAGCTAAGAATCCTAGGGCACCCACCCTATAGTTCATTGAAACTACAATAACTCTTTCAACTCGAGCCAGAAACTTGCCATCATAAACATGTAAAGATGATGTTCCAGTTTGAAAACCACCACCATAGATCCATATCATCACTGTGGCATTTTTTGGTTTAGGTGCTGGAATCCACACATTCAGATATAAACAGTCTTCACTGAGGTCAGTATTTGGGTTCCACATCTCGGATCCTTGAAAGCCTGGAAAACTTTGATCTGTGTTCTGATAGCAAGAATTTGCATATTTTGTGGCATTCCAAATATCAGACCACTTGGTCAGGGATTGTGGCTTTTTGAATCGAAGTCTACCAAGAGGTGGTTGTGCATAGGGAATTCCAAGAAAGGCTGTTACCGTGCCACCGAGAACTGGCAGGTTCATCCCTCTGACCTTTCCATTCTCCGTTGTAATTATGGTATCATCCTCAGTGTGTGACTTCCCAATAAGCAtgaaaagcagaagaaacaacaAGAGAAATCTGATGTATGTCACTGTGCCCTTGCACTGCATTTTGATTTCTGAAAGACAGGTAAGTAGGAAGTTTGATCAGCCTCATGCTTTTATTGATAATAATTACCTAAAATATAGTAGTTCTTATTAATCCTACAAATTATGAAAGCAAATAAATCTGCTACCATTATAAAGGTCtatgtaggaaaaaaatagaaaacactcgGAAGTATTTCAGTTtcaatttagaaaagaaataaatagaatggAATGTAGATATTATTTGTTTGGGGATAATCATTATCAAATCTCTgtaaggaagaattaatattttaaaaataaagtttatcccaagcatatataatattatttctgTACAATACACAATCCCACCTAAAGCAGCAATAAGTGGTAGTCTACTTATGTTAGATATAATTTCTACTTTGGTTAGAGGAGAAAATACAACCTCACGTATTCTCTAAAATATCATGGGCTCTTGATAGAACTCTAAAGTAGGTTGAGAACACGTAAAGATCTGTATACTTCTATCATTATCCTTTTCTGTCTCATTACCCCTTCTGTGATTCTTTTTGCCTAGTGCTTTCTTACTCTATGCAATCCCAGTCTATGGTCAGAAGAGAATTTAGACAACTTATTCATAGGATGTTAAGAAACAAAGCTATAGTAGCTGCAATTGATTCTACAAattacaaaaactaaaaaagatgCTATCACTATAAAGGCCtatggggaaaaatagaaaa contains the following coding sequences:
- the BCHE gene encoding cholinesterase, which codes for MQCKGTVTYIRFLLLFLLLFMLIGKSHTEDDTIITTENGKVRGMNLPVLGGTVTAFLGIPYAQPPLGRLRFKKPQSLTKWSDIWNATKYANSCYQNTDQSFPGFQGSEMWNPNTDLSEDCLYLNVWIPAPKPKNATVMIWIYGGGFQTGTSSLHVYDGKFLARVERVIVVSMNYRVGALGFLALPGNPEAPGNMGLFDQQLALQWVQKNIAAFGGNPKSVTLFGESAGAASVSLHLLCPRSHPLFTRAILQSGSSNVPWAVMSPYEAKNRTLALSKFIGCSRENETEIIKCLRNKNPQEILLNEVFVVPYGTLLSVNFGPTVDGDFLIDMPDTLLQLGQFKKTQILVGVNKDEGTAFLVYGAPGFSKDNNSIISRKEFQEGLKIFFPGVSEFGRESILFHYADWLDDQRPENYREALDDVVGDYNIICPALEFTKKFSEVGNTAFFYYFEHRSSKLPWPEWMGVMHGYEIEFVFGLPLERRVNYTKAEEILSRFIMKRWANFAKYGNPNGIQTNSTRWPVFKSTEQKYLTLNTESPRIYTKLRAQQCRFWTLFFPKVLEMTGNIDEAEQDWKAGFHRWSNYMMDWKNQFNDYTSKKEHCAGL